A single Cnuibacter physcomitrellae DNA region contains:
- a CDS encoding ChaB family protein, which produces MPARDEIPSTLKRSPKHAQEIFEKTLDSARETYDGDGERARRTAFAAVKHEYEKVGDHWEEKESSGPSDRKAAGGVDSPGRTEEGVDANATKEHLLQVARRLDVHGRSTMTKDELVEAIKKANRRETARARRS; this is translated from the coding sequence ATGCCCGCCCGTGACGAGATCCCGTCGACGCTGAAGCGCTCGCCGAAGCACGCGCAGGAGATCTTCGAGAAGACCCTCGACTCCGCGAGGGAGACCTACGACGGCGACGGCGAGCGAGCCCGTCGCACGGCCTTCGCCGCCGTCAAGCACGAGTACGAGAAGGTCGGCGACCACTGGGAGGAGAAAGAGTCCTCCGGCCCGAGCGATCGGAAGGCGGCGGGCGGTGTCGACTCGCCCGGCCGCACGGAGGAGGGCGTCGATGCCAACGCCACGAAGGAGCACCTGCTCCAGGTGGCTCGGCGGCTCGACGTCCACGGTCGCTCGACGATGACGAAGGACGAGCTCGTCGAGGCCATCAAGAAGGCCAACCGCCGCGAGACCGCCCGCGCCCGCCGCTCCTAG
- a CDS encoding four-helix bundle copper-binding protein, producing the protein MFDTHPGHQEGPDRALILEVIEAAGECAQACTACADACLSEESVDSLVACIRSDLDCADVCAATASVLSRQTATDEAIIRAVVEACRVVCERCGDECERHADMHAHCRVCAEACRRTQRACDALLAAF; encoded by the coding sequence ATGTTCGACACTCACCCGGGGCATCAGGAAGGGCCCGATCGGGCGCTGATCCTCGAGGTGATCGAGGCCGCGGGGGAGTGCGCTCAGGCGTGCACGGCCTGCGCCGACGCCTGCCTGTCGGAGGAGTCGGTCGACTCGCTCGTGGCGTGCATCCGGTCGGATCTCGACTGCGCCGACGTCTGCGCGGCGACCGCGTCGGTGCTGTCGCGGCAGACCGCCACCGACGAGGCGATCATCCGCGCCGTGGTGGAGGCCTGCCGTGTCGTCTGCGAGCGCTGCGGCGACGAGTGCGAGCGGCACGCCGACATGCACGCGCACTGCCGCGTCTGCGCGGAAGCCTGTCGGCGCACGCAGCGCGCCTGCGACGCTCTCCTCGCCGCGTTCTGA
- a CDS encoding S8 family serine peptidase: MRGRQGRVALVAVLCVVGGLVLPAAGAQAVETGSGHALSDRLELIAGLPLASRASDGDGADAADVETQLDAHADDLGVAVDGPGSLQVIDGRIAVTVRYSAGPGDTDIQRLSALAEVQASSSLFGLASALVAPSDLRAVADLPGVVGVDESPEANVGSTEAPLTARPAEAPLTAGPAQSAAAAAAAAAADCRSVPANLRAPLNVDLAASLHGVDGTGVVVGVISDSFATSTTAVTTPEEDVRNGVLPGPGNPCGYEQPVRVLADSKTPRSDEGRAMVQLVHQIAPGATVLFATDGTDEMTFAQAMNDLAAAGATVIVDDVMQFGDPVFQNGPLGWTVDRLAAQGVTYLSSAGNYTITGAAGTPSAGYSIGSWEGDYRPTPCPAEVAAVFPGQGISSGDCLDFDPGDGTDAYDRLQFSAPDSPERYATFIMNWSEPYQSARGAFRFGVVTPDGKADLVPAGTPGIPIVYVTDVVQKGELRFFVIRDTSAGSTAEVTPRVRLLYDARTQLQDAQWFLSQGGDVVGATLGGHAAAAGALAVAAAPASAPSAVEPFSSTGPTTVYSDYDPTRIPTSVPLPVPELRPKPDVTSVDAGYTDFFDDQVAEGRYVFSGTSAAAPAAAGVIALGRQAAPGADAAALRSALLETARPLDGTLPGFRATDLSGAGLIDAAAFLDTLLADTPSPSPTPTVNPVATAELAATGSTATLPALVSTGLALAAIALGTIGLRRRRSAK, encoded by the coding sequence ATGCGGGGACGACAGGGCCGGGTCGCGCTCGTTGCCGTGCTCTGCGTGGTCGGAGGACTCGTCCTGCCCGCCGCCGGAGCGCAGGCTGTCGAGACGGGGTCAGGACACGCCCTGTCCGATCGGTTGGAGCTCATCGCCGGGCTGCCGCTCGCCTCGCGCGCATCCGATGGCGACGGGGCCGATGCGGCGGACGTGGAGACGCAGCTCGACGCGCACGCGGACGACCTCGGGGTCGCCGTCGACGGGCCCGGCAGCCTGCAGGTCATCGACGGGCGGATCGCCGTCACCGTGCGGTACTCCGCTGGTCCCGGCGACACCGACATCCAGCGTCTCAGCGCACTGGCCGAGGTCCAGGCGTCGTCGTCGCTGTTCGGTCTGGCGAGCGCGCTGGTCGCGCCCTCCGACCTCCGCGCCGTGGCCGACCTGCCGGGTGTGGTGGGCGTGGACGAGTCGCCCGAGGCGAATGTGGGATCCACGGAGGCCCCGCTCACCGCGAGGCCCGCGGAGGCCCCGCTCACCGCGGGGCCCGCGCAGTCCGCAGCTGCAGCCGCAGCCGCTGCCGCCGCCGACTGCCGCAGCGTCCCGGCGAACCTCCGCGCCCCGCTGAACGTCGACCTGGCGGCGAGCCTGCACGGCGTCGACGGCACCGGCGTCGTGGTGGGCGTGATCTCGGACTCCTTCGCCACCAGCACGACGGCCGTCACCACCCCGGAGGAGGACGTGCGAAACGGCGTGCTCCCCGGCCCGGGCAACCCCTGTGGATACGAGCAGCCCGTGCGGGTGCTCGCCGACTCGAAGACCCCTCGGTCCGACGAGGGTCGGGCGATGGTGCAGCTCGTGCACCAGATCGCCCCGGGCGCCACGGTCCTGTTCGCCACGGACGGGACCGATGAGATGACCTTCGCGCAGGCCATGAACGACCTCGCCGCGGCGGGGGCCACCGTCATCGTCGACGACGTGATGCAGTTCGGCGACCCGGTGTTCCAGAACGGTCCGCTCGGCTGGACGGTCGACCGTCTCGCGGCGCAGGGCGTGACCTATCTCTCCTCGGCCGGCAACTACACCATCACGGGCGCGGCAGGCACCCCGAGCGCCGGCTACTCCATCGGCAGCTGGGAGGGCGATTACCGGCCCACCCCCTGCCCGGCGGAGGTCGCGGCGGTGTTCCCCGGCCAGGGCATCAGCTCGGGAGACTGCCTGGACTTCGACCCCGGTGACGGCACCGACGCCTACGACCGCCTGCAGTTCTCGGCACCCGACTCGCCGGAGCGCTACGCCACGTTCATCATGAACTGGAGCGAGCCCTACCAGAGCGCCCGAGGGGCGTTCCGGTTCGGTGTGGTCACGCCGGACGGAAAGGCGGACCTCGTCCCCGCGGGCACGCCCGGGATCCCCATCGTCTACGTGACCGATGTCGTCCAGAAGGGCGAGCTGCGGTTCTTCGTGATCCGTGACACCTCGGCGGGCTCCACGGCCGAGGTGACCCCGCGCGTCCGGCTGCTCTATGACGCACGGACTCAGCTGCAGGATGCGCAATGGTTCCTGTCGCAGGGCGGCGACGTCGTCGGCGCCACGCTGGGTGGTCACGCCGCCGCCGCGGGTGCGCTCGCGGTCGCGGCGGCGCCTGCATCGGCGCCCTCGGCGGTGGAGCCGTTCTCGTCGACCGGGCCGACGACGGTGTACTCCGACTACGACCCGACGCGCATCCCCACGTCGGTGCCGTTGCCGGTCCCCGAGCTGCGGCCCAAGCCGGATGTGACGAGCGTGGACGCCGGGTACACCGACTTCTTCGACGACCAGGTCGCGGAGGGGCGCTACGTGTTCTCCGGAACGAGTGCCGCTGCACCCGCCGCTGCCGGTGTGATCGCGCTCGGACGGCAGGCGGCGCCGGGCGCCGACGCAGCCGCGCTCCGCTCGGCGCTGCTCGAGACCGCGCGACCGCTCGACGGGACCCTGCCGGGATTCCGCGCGACCGACCTGTCGGGAGCCGGGCTCATCGACGCGGCCGCCTTCCTCGACACCCTCCTGGCCGACACGCCCTCGCCTTCACCCACTCCGACGGTGAACCCGGTCGCGACGGCGGAGCTCGCCGCGACGGGATCGACGGCCACGCTGCCCGCCCTCGTCTCGACCGGGCTCGCGCTCGCCGCGATCGCGCTCGGGACGATCGGACTCCGGCGGCGCCGTTCGGCGAAATGA
- a CDS encoding S8 family serine peptidase → MGTTRVWTAAGVAALVMAAMLAAGASARADDGGAEEDGSALSGRLQYIAELPDGGDVAEQIAAASDVLGTVADGPGSIAESGGRLSVTVTFATRPDAAAFDALRAYGEVTAASELFSMATVRVAPADLEALASVPGVSSVREDIVPRTTGSWPAAAATPAAATGSWPAAAATPAAAAATTSAATTSAAAPAADADDCRSIPANLLAPLNVEGARDAFGVDGMGVTVGIISDSYARLPDAATQIAGSVAHGLLPGAGNPCGYETPVEVLRESTLRSGSDEGRAMAQLVHQIAPGARLMFATAGAGQLEYSESITALTDAGADVIVDDVLSNEPWFQDGPISYQVQQVTDRGIPYLAAAGNFSSIGARGYPSAGYSISGWETAAYRPAECPQAVQDEFRTQGVTAEISCMDFDPGTGVDTLDQMVSNAGPTPSSRPTTYALQWAEPFGAATTDIRFGLIEPNGNVATTLAPAPGIPSQEMAVPMVSGDYQYFIARIGSGDSTPRIKTWFYGPDTVAVEYFRSAGDDVVGHTLSAHEGAPQTIAVAAVSAQDTSTPETFTSAGPASYWFDWDPTVSPIATPRTTPIVTEGPVIAGVDRGYTDFFGGEISTGLYSFAGTSAAAPSAAAVVALGLQRNPDATPAQVRSALSSTASPLPSISPVSLTPEQVAGAGLIDAQAFVGALAPAPQPVPVPVPVPASVPTAQSPQLAATGASEVPFLALIALGVASLGLGVVVRRRGKGRHS, encoded by the coding sequence GTGGGGACGACGAGGGTGTGGACGGCTGCCGGTGTGGCCGCGCTGGTGATGGCGGCGATGCTGGCGGCAGGGGCCTCCGCGCGAGCGGACGACGGCGGGGCCGAGGAGGACGGCAGCGCCCTCTCGGGGCGGCTGCAGTACATCGCCGAGCTGCCCGACGGGGGTGACGTGGCGGAGCAGATCGCCGCAGCATCCGACGTGCTCGGGACGGTGGCCGACGGGCCGGGCAGCATCGCCGAGTCGGGTGGGCGCCTCTCCGTCACGGTGACCTTCGCGACCCGCCCGGATGCGGCGGCCTTCGACGCGCTCAGGGCCTACGGCGAGGTGACGGCCGCGAGCGAGCTGTTCTCGATGGCGACCGTCCGCGTCGCTCCGGCAGACCTCGAGGCGCTTGCCTCGGTCCCCGGTGTGAGCAGCGTGCGCGAGGACATCGTGCCGCGCACGACCGGCTCGTGGCCGGCAGCGGCCGCCACGCCCGCGGCCGCGACCGGCTCGTGGCCGGCAGCGGCCGCCACGCCCGCGGCCGCCGCCGCCACCACCTCCGCCGCCACCACCTCCGCCGCCGCACCGGCGGCCGACGCCGACGACTGCCGCAGCATCCCCGCCAATCTGCTCGCTCCGCTGAACGTCGAGGGAGCCCGGGACGCCTTCGGCGTGGACGGCATGGGAGTGACCGTGGGGATCATCTCCGACTCGTATGCGAGGCTCCCGGACGCGGCGACGCAGATCGCCGGTTCCGTCGCCCACGGCCTCCTCCCCGGAGCCGGCAACCCCTGCGGCTACGAGACCCCGGTGGAGGTGCTGCGCGAGTCGACCCTCCGCTCCGGCAGCGACGAGGGCCGGGCGATGGCGCAGCTCGTGCACCAGATCGCCCCCGGTGCGCGGCTGATGTTCGCGACCGCGGGCGCGGGCCAGCTCGAGTACTCCGAGTCGATCACCGCGCTCACGGATGCGGGCGCCGACGTCATCGTCGACGACGTCCTGAGCAACGAGCCCTGGTTCCAGGACGGGCCGATCAGCTATCAGGTCCAGCAGGTGACCGACCGGGGCATCCCGTACCTCGCGGCGGCAGGCAACTTCAGCTCCATCGGGGCCCGCGGCTACCCGAGCGCGGGGTATTCGATCAGCGGATGGGAGACGGCGGCCTACCGGCCCGCCGAGTGCCCTCAGGCCGTGCAGGACGAGTTCAGGACGCAGGGTGTCACCGCCGAGATCTCCTGCATGGACTTTGATCCCGGGACGGGAGTCGACACCCTCGATCAGATGGTGTCCAACGCCGGACCCACCCCCTCGTCGAGGCCCACCACCTACGCGCTCCAGTGGGCGGAGCCGTTCGGAGCGGCGACCACCGACATCCGCTTCGGCCTGATCGAGCCGAACGGGAACGTCGCCACGACGCTCGCCCCAGCGCCGGGGATACCTAGTCAGGAGATGGCGGTCCCCATGGTGAGCGGCGACTACCAGTACTTCATCGCGCGCATCGGCTCGGGTGACTCGACTCCTCGCATCAAGACCTGGTTCTACGGACCTGACACCGTCGCCGTCGAGTACTTCCGATCGGCGGGCGACGATGTCGTCGGTCACACGCTGTCGGCCCACGAGGGCGCCCCGCAGACCATCGCGGTCGCGGCCGTCTCGGCCCAGGACACGAGCACCCCGGAGACCTTCACCTCCGCCGGACCCGCCTCGTACTGGTTCGACTGGGACCCGACCGTGTCGCCCATCGCGACCCCTCGGACGACGCCGATCGTGACGGAGGGGCCGGTCATCGCCGGTGTCGACCGTGGCTACACGGACTTCTTCGGAGGCGAGATCTCCACCGGCCTCTACTCCTTCGCCGGCACCTCGGCCGCGGCACCCTCGGCCGCCGCGGTGGTGGCGCTCGGGCTGCAGCGGAACCCGGACGCGACGCCCGCCCAGGTGCGGTCGGCCCTGTCCTCGACGGCGTCGCCGCTGCCCAGCATCTCGCCCGTGTCGCTGACGCCCGAGCAGGTCGCCGGCGCGGGTCTGATCGATGCGCAGGCATTCGTGGGCGCGCTCGCCCCGGCGCCCCAGCCGGTCCCGGTCCCGGTGCCCGTGCCGGCCTCCGTGCCGACCGCGCAGTCCCCGCAGCTCGCGGCCACGGGGGCGAGCGAGGTGCCCTTCCTCGCGCTGATCGCGCTGGGCGTGGCCTCGTTGGGACTCGGCGTCGTCGTGAGGCGACGCGGGAAGGGCCGCCACTCATGA
- the nrdF gene encoding class 1b ribonucleoside-diphosphate reductase subunit beta → MTPPQSLKLVDRVQAINWNRIQDEKDVEVWNRLVNNFWLPEKVPLSNDVQSWATLTAAEQQLTMRVFTGLTLLDTIQGTVGAVSLIPDALTPHEEAVYTNIAFMESVHAKSYSSIFSTLSSTREIDEAFRWSVENPNLQKKAQIVLDYYHGDEPLKRKVASTLLESFLFYSGFYLPMYWSSRAKLTNTADLIRLIIRDEAVHGYYIGYKFQRGLELVDQAKRDEIKDYAFSLLYDLYDNEIQYTQDLYDEVGLSEDVKKFLHYNANKALMNLGYEPMFPKAVTDVNPAILSALSPNADENHDFFSGSGSSYVIGKAVNTEDEDWEF, encoded by the coding sequence ATGACCCCTCCGCAGAGCCTCAAGCTCGTCGATCGCGTCCAGGCGATCAACTGGAACCGCATCCAGGATGAGAAGGACGTCGAGGTGTGGAACCGCCTCGTCAACAACTTCTGGCTGCCCGAGAAGGTGCCGCTGTCGAACGACGTGCAGTCGTGGGCCACGCTCACGGCTGCCGAGCAGCAGCTCACCATGCGCGTGTTCACCGGGCTGACGCTGCTCGACACCATCCAGGGCACGGTCGGCGCGGTATCGCTCATCCCCGATGCGCTCACCCCGCACGAGGAGGCCGTCTACACGAACATCGCGTTCATGGAGTCGGTGCACGCGAAGTCGTACTCATCGATCTTCTCGACGCTCTCGTCGACCCGCGAGATCGACGAGGCGTTCCGCTGGTCGGTCGAGAACCCGAACCTGCAGAAGAAGGCGCAGATCGTCCTCGACTACTACCACGGCGACGAGCCGCTCAAGCGGAAGGTGGCCTCGACCCTGCTCGAGAGCTTCCTCTTCTACTCGGGCTTCTACCTGCCGATGTACTGGTCGAGCCGGGCGAAGCTGACCAACACGGCAGACCTCATCCGCCTCATCATCCGCGACGAGGCCGTGCACGGGTACTACATCGGCTACAAGTTCCAGCGCGGACTCGAGCTGGTCGACCAGGCCAAGCGCGACGAGATCAAGGACTACGCGTTCTCGCTGCTCTACGACCTGTACGACAACGAGATCCAGTACACGCAGGATCTCTACGACGAGGTCGGCCTGTCGGAGGACGTCAAGAAGTTCCTCCACTACAACGCCAACAAGGCCCTCATGAACCTCGGCTACGAGCCGATGTTCCCGAAGGCCGTCACCGACGTGAACCCCGCCATCCTCTCGGCGCTGTCCCCCAACGCGGATGAGAACCACGACTTCTTCTCCGGGTCGGGCTCCTCGTACGTGATCGGCAAGGCCGTGAACACCGAGGACGAGGACTGGGAGTTCTAG
- the nrdE gene encoding class 1b ribonucleoside-diphosphate reductase subunit alpha, with protein MEATLIEAPTAAPALDYHSLNAMLNLYDDEGNIQFDKDREAAKQYFLQHVNQNTVFFHNLKERLDYLVEKQYYEPEVLDQYSFEFIQKLNDLAYSKKFRFDTFLGAFKYYTSYTLKTFDGKRYLERFEDRVVMTALGLAQGDEQLAINLVEEIIGGRFQPATPTFLNTGKAQRGELVSCFLLRIEDNMESIARGINSALQLSKRGGGVALSLSNIREAGAPIKQIENQSSGVIPVMKLLEDSFSYANQLGARQGAGAVYLSAHHPDILRFLDTKRENADEKIRIKTLSLGVVVPDITFELAKNKEDMYLFSPYDVERVYGVPFGDISISEKYREMVDDPRIRKTKIDAREFFQTLAEIQFESGYPYIVYEDTVNKANPIKGRINMSNLCSEILQVNTPTTYNEDLSYKEIGKDISCNLGSLNIALTMDSPDLGRTVETAIRGLTSVSQQSHISSVRSIEEGNDKSHAIGLGQMNLHGYLARERVHYGSEEGIDFTNIYFYTVLYHAIRASNLIAIEQGSAFEGFADSTYASGEFFDKYTDQEWVPSTARVASLFEDAGVHIPTQDDWRALKASVQEHGIYNQNLQAVPPTGSISYINNSTSSIHPIASKIEIRKEGKIGRVYYPAPFMTNDNLEYYEDAYEIGPEKIIDTYAAATQHVDQGLSLTLFFKDTATTRDINKAQIYAWKKGIKTIYYIRLRQLALEGTEVDGCVSCML; from the coding sequence GTGGAAGCAACCCTGATCGAGGCGCCGACGGCGGCCCCGGCGCTCGACTACCACTCGCTGAACGCGATGCTGAACCTCTACGACGACGAGGGGAACATCCAGTTCGACAAGGACCGTGAGGCGGCGAAGCAGTACTTCCTGCAGCACGTCAACCAGAACACGGTCTTCTTCCACAACCTCAAGGAGCGCCTCGACTACCTGGTCGAGAAGCAGTACTACGAGCCCGAGGTGCTCGACCAGTACTCGTTCGAGTTCATCCAGAAGCTCAACGACCTGGCGTACTCGAAGAAGTTCCGCTTCGACACCTTCCTCGGCGCGTTCAAGTACTACACGTCGTACACGCTGAAGACCTTCGACGGTAAGCGCTACCTCGAGCGCTTCGAGGACCGCGTCGTCATGACCGCCCTCGGTCTCGCGCAGGGCGACGAGCAGCTCGCGATCAACCTCGTCGAGGAGATCATCGGCGGCCGCTTCCAGCCCGCGACCCCCACCTTCCTCAACACGGGCAAGGCGCAGCGCGGCGAGCTGGTCTCCTGCTTCCTCCTCCGCATCGAGGACAACATGGAGTCGATCGCCCGCGGCATCAACTCCGCGCTGCAGCTGTCGAAGCGCGGTGGCGGCGTGGCGCTGTCGCTGTCGAACATCCGCGAGGCCGGCGCGCCGATCAAGCAGATCGAGAACCAGTCCTCCGGCGTCATCCCCGTGATGAAGCTCCTCGAGGACAGCTTCTCCTACGCCAACCAGCTCGGCGCACGCCAGGGCGCGGGTGCGGTGTATCTCAGCGCGCACCACCCCGACATCCTCCGCTTCCTCGACACCAAGCGCGAGAACGCCGACGAGAAGATCCGCATCAAGACGCTCTCCCTCGGCGTCGTCGTGCCCGACATCACGTTCGAGCTGGCGAAGAACAAGGAGGACATGTACCTCTTCTCGCCGTACGACGTCGAGCGCGTCTACGGCGTGCCCTTCGGCGACATCTCGATCAGCGAGAAGTACCGCGAGATGGTCGACGACCCGCGCATCCGCAAGACCAAGATCGACGCGCGCGAGTTCTTCCAGACGCTCGCAGAGATCCAGTTCGAGTCGGGCTACCCGTACATCGTGTACGAGGACACCGTCAACAAGGCGAACCCGATCAAGGGCCGCATCAACATGTCGAACCTGTGCTCCGAGATCCTGCAGGTGAACACGCCGACCACCTACAACGAGGACCTCTCGTACAAGGAGATCGGCAAGGACATCAGCTGCAACCTCGGATCGCTGAACATCGCCCTCACGATGGACTCGCCCGACCTCGGCCGTACGGTCGAGACCGCCATCCGCGGACTCACCTCGGTGTCGCAGCAGTCGCACATCTCGTCGGTGCGCTCCATCGAGGAGGGCAACGACAAGTCGCACGCCATCGGCCTCGGCCAGATGAACCTCCACGGCTACCTGGCACGCGAGCGCGTGCACTACGGCAGCGAGGAGGGCATCGACTTCACGAACATCTACTTCTACACGGTGCTCTACCACGCGATCCGTGCGTCGAACCTCATCGCGATCGAGCAGGGCTCGGCGTTCGAGGGCTTCGCCGACTCCACCTACGCGTCGGGCGAGTTCTTCGACAAGTACACCGACCAGGAGTGGGTGCCCTCGACGGCACGCGTCGCGTCGCTGTTCGAGGATGCGGGAGTCCACATCCCCACGCAGGACGACTGGCGTGCGCTGAAGGCCTCGGTGCAGGAGCACGGCATCTACAACCAGAACCTGCAGGCCGTGCCGCCGACCGGGTCGATCTCGTACATCAACAACTCGACGTCGTCGATCCACCCGATCGCGTCGAAGATCGAGATCCGCAAGGAGGGCAAGATCGGCCGCGTCTACTACCCGGCGCCGTTCATGACGAACGACAACCTGGAGTACTACGAGGACGCGTACGAGATCGGCCCCGAGAAGATCATCGACACCTACGCCGCTGCCACCCAGCACGTCGACCAGGGCCTGTCGCTGACGCTGTTCTTCAAGGACACCGCCACCACGCGCGACATCAACAAGGCCCAGATCTACGCCTGGAAGAAGGGCATCAAGACGATCTACTACATCCGCCTCCGTCAGCTCGCCCTCGAGGGTACCGAGGTCGACGGCTGCGTCAGCTGCATGCTGTGA
- the nrdI gene encoding class Ib ribonucleoside-diphosphate reductase assembly flavoprotein NrdI, with product MSEPDPIVETTSADLIYFSSASGNTHRFIERLGRPAARIPLFSKRERLRATRPFVLTLPTYGGGGLGGAVPKQVIAFLNDPANRALLRGVIAAGNTNFGDAYCLAGDIVARKTGAPVLYRFEIFGTQDDLEAVRNGLDTLWKQP from the coding sequence GTGTCCGAGCCGGACCCGATCGTCGAGACGACGTCTGCAGACCTCATCTACTTCTCGAGCGCATCCGGCAACACCCACCGATTCATCGAACGCCTGGGTCGCCCCGCAGCCCGCATCCCGCTCTTCTCTAAGCGGGAGCGGCTGCGGGCCACCCGGCCCTTCGTGCTCACGCTCCCGACGTACGGCGGGGGAGGGCTCGGCGGAGCGGTGCCCAAACAGGTCATCGCCTTCCTCAACGACCCGGCCAACCGTGCACTCCTCCGCGGCGTCATCGCCGCAGGCAACACCAATTTCGGAGACGCGTACTGTCTCGCGGGCGACATCGTCGCGCGCAAGACCGGCGCTCCCGTCCTCTATCGATTCGAGATATTCGGAACCCAGGACGACCTCGAGGCCGTTCGGAACGGATTGGACACACTGTGGAAGCAACCCTGA
- the nrdH gene encoding glutaredoxin-like protein NrdH, protein MAITVYTKPSCVQCNATYRALENKGLEYEIFDLSVDEKALETVKELGYLQAPVVITDNDSWSGFRPDKIEELARLAAS, encoded by the coding sequence ATGGCGATCACGGTCTACACGAAGCCCTCCTGCGTTCAATGCAACGCCACGTACCGCGCCCTCGAGAACAAGGGCCTCGAGTACGAGATCTTCGACCTCTCGGTCGACGAGAAGGCACTCGAGACGGTCAAGGAGCTCGGCTACCTGCAGGCTCCCGTCGTCATCACCGACAACGACTCCTGGTCGGGCTTCCGTCCCGACAAGATCGAGGAGCTGGCCCGCCTCGCCGCGAGCTGA
- a CDS encoding M1 family metallopeptidase, with product MDTTCVLAATGFDAAPILASAGLLAIGAGTAWLFIRRGRRGAATFALIPLLLMALVLSTASTPTASFAAEPCPAGTTASPAPMPQPTSSPTTTPVDYQPGAAGIGDSYYPLDGNGGYDVQDYALDLAYDPATDVLSGTATITATATQNLSTFNLDFDVIANDGSEAIDISAITVNGADADWSLATTPVSLDTAQPDPALDPADGATPPRTELTVIPSAGLDIGTTITTTVAYSGVPITIDDAFGPAGVFHTADGMVVVGEPRVAATWFPSNDHPADKATMTLRMTVADGLEVVGNGRLVGVTPAAAGTSTWEWRMDQPMAPYLATATVGAYTTTTTTVDGITYVDAIADSLVGTQAGTDAAAVFAKEPEIVSYLSTLFGPYPFAESGGLAVDVPNLYFALENQTRPIYPGAPDESTVVHELAHQWYGDDVSLSRWSDIWLNEGFATYAEWMWSEHTGGSTAQQLFDQQYSRSASSSFWAHEVADPGPAGIFDGYTYNRGAMTLHALRLEVGDDAFFAILQGWASGNAGGNGTTEEFIAYAEQVSGQDLGDLFTAWLYTPSKPALD from the coding sequence GTGGACACGACCTGCGTTCTCGCCGCGACCGGATTCGACGCGGCACCGATCCTGGCCTCCGCCGGCCTCCTCGCCATCGGCGCGGGCACGGCATGGCTCTTCATCAGACGAGGGAGGAGAGGAGCGGCGACCTTCGCGCTCATCCCGCTCCTCCTCATGGCGCTCGTGCTGTCCACCGCCTCCACGCCGACCGCGAGCTTCGCTGCCGAGCCGTGCCCGGCCGGCACCACCGCATCCCCGGCCCCGATGCCGCAGCCCACGAGCAGCCCGACCACGACGCCCGTCGACTACCAGCCGGGCGCCGCCGGGATCGGCGACTCCTACTATCCGCTCGACGGCAACGGCGGCTACGACGTCCAGGACTACGCGCTCGATCTCGCCTACGACCCGGCGACCGACGTGCTCTCCGGCACGGCAACCATCACCGCCACCGCGACGCAGAACCTGTCGACGTTCAACCTCGACTTCGACGTCATCGCGAACGACGGCAGCGAGGCCATCGACATCTCCGCCATCACCGTGAACGGCGCGGACGCCGACTGGAGCCTGGCCACCACTCCGGTGAGCCTGGACACGGCGCAGCCCGACCCCGCGCTCGACCCCGCAGACGGAGCCACCCCGCCCCGTACGGAGCTCACCGTGATCCCCTCCGCCGGCCTCGACATCGGCACGACGATCACCACCACGGTCGCGTACTCCGGCGTCCCGATCACGATCGACGACGCATTCGGACCAGCGGGCGTCTTCCACACCGCCGACGGCATGGTCGTCGTCGGTGAGCCGCGCGTCGCCGCGACCTGGTTCCCGTCGAACGACCACCCGGCCGACAAGGCGACCATGACCCTGCGGATGACCGTCGCCGACGGGCTCGAGGTGGTCGGCAACGGCCGACTCGTCGGAGTCACCCCGGCGGCAGCGGGAACCTCGACGTGGGAGTGGCGGATGGATCAGCCGATGGCGCCCTACCTCGCCACCGCGACCGTGGGCGCCTACACGACGACCACGACGACCGTCGACGGCATCACCTACGTCGACGCGATCGCAGACTCGCTCGTGGGCACCCAGGCGGGGACTGATGCCGCCGCCGTGTTCGCGAAGGAGCCGGAGATCGTGTCCTACCTCTCGACGCTGTTCGGCCCCTACCCCTTCGCGGAGTCGGGCGGCCTGGCCGTGGACGTACCGAACCTCTACTTCGCGCTCGAGAACCAGACCAGACCGATCTACCCCGGAGCACCTGACGAGTCCACGGTCGTCCACGAGCTGGCACACCAGTGGTACGGCGATGACGTGTCTCTGTCCCGCTGGTCGGACATCTGGCTCAACGAGGGCTTCGCGACCTACGCGGAGTGGATGTGGAGCGAGCACACCGGCGGCTCCACCGCGCAGCAGCTGTTCGACCAGCAGTACTCGCGGTCGGCGAGCTCCTCCTTCTGGGCCCACGAGGTCGCCGACCCCGGTCCGGCAGGGATCTTCGACGGCTACACGTACAACCGCGGAGCCATGACGCTGCACGCGCTGCGCCTCGAGGTCGGTGACGACGCGTTCTTCGCCATCCTCCAGGGCTGGGCGTCGGGCAACGCGGGCGGCAACGGCACCACGGAGGAGTTCATCGCCTACGCGGAGCAGGTGTCGGGGCAGGACCTCGGCGACCTCTTCACCGCGTGGCTGTACACCCCGTCGAAGCCCGCCCTGGACTGA